One window of the bacterium genome contains the following:
- a CDS encoding glycosyltransferase family 9 protein, which translates to MAHYCIFRTDRIGDLMLTLPMAEALRRHDAAARITFVVQEYTSSLVALCPFVDDVISIPARDLTGGIQTFARTLRAQRFDAAFFAYPRPRLAFAARLAGIPIRAGIAYRWYSFLFTHRRKEHRHPSLLHERDYNLRLLRNAGIEAGEALLPQLLIPDALREEARHELASAGIEEGQRFVVLHPGSGGSAKDWPPERFAELAQMLGKDEDLISIVTGTPSERKLQERVVAQSAGYARPISSSLSLVQLAAVLSGAALCVANSTGPLHLAAAVGTPVLGLYPFERVCHPRRWGPLGHHVRVLTPPLAEDCTDCASSSCPQHDDMLRIEASDAAEAAQDLLAGQG; encoded by the coding sequence GTGGCGCATTACTGCATATTCCGCACTGATCGCATTGGCGATCTCATGCTGACGCTTCCCATGGCGGAAGCGCTCCGACGGCATGACGCCGCTGCCCGCATCACCTTCGTTGTGCAGGAGTACACGAGCAGCCTTGTTGCGCTCTGTCCCTTCGTCGACGACGTCATCAGCATTCCCGCTCGTGATCTGACAGGCGGCATCCAGACGTTTGCGCGTACCCTGCGTGCACAGCGTTTCGATGCCGCCTTTTTTGCCTATCCGCGTCCCAGGCTCGCCTTTGCAGCCCGCCTGGCCGGTATTCCCATTCGCGCGGGCATCGCTTACCGCTGGTACTCTTTCCTCTTTACGCATCGCAGGAAGGAACACCGGCACCCATCCCTGCTGCATGAGAGAGATTACAATCTGCGTCTGCTCCGCAATGCGGGGATAGAAGCGGGGGAAGCATTACTTCCGCAGCTCCTCATTCCTGACGCCCTGCGTGAGGAAGCGCGCCATGAACTCGCGTCAGCAGGGATTGAAGAGGGACAACGTTTCGTCGTGCTGCACCCCGGGAGCGGAGGTTCGGCGAAAGACTGGCCGCCGGAGCGATTCGCGGAACTGGCACAAATGCTGGGCAAAGACGAGGATCTCATTTCCATCGTTACCGGCACCCCCTCAGAACGCAAGCTGCAGGAACGTGTCGTTGCGCAGTCCGCGGGATATGCACGACCCATCTCCTCATCACTCAGTCTGGTACAGCTCGCGGCGGTACTCTCCGGTGCGGCGCTCTGCGTTGCGAATTCCACCGGCCCCCTGCATCTTGCCGCCGCTGTGGGCACCCCGGTGTTGGGACTCTACCCTTTCGAACGTGTCTGTCATCCCCGCCGCTGGGGTCCCCTCGGACACCATGTTCGCGTCCTCACCCCACCCCTGGCGGAAGACTGTACCGACTGTGCGTCATCTTCCTGCCCGCAGCATGACGACATGCTGCGCATCGAAGCCAGTGACGCCGCCGAGGCTGCACAGGATCTGCTCGCGGGTCAGGGATAG
- a CDS encoding flippase-like domain-containing protein, with translation MGARWRKKIFFSLAFGALVWIALTIYADFDDLLAAFAEFNWAWAPLILCCTFINYVFRYWKWDYYTATLNVRPKRSENIIIFFTAFTMAVTPGKFGEVLKSYLLKQVNGTPVRVSAPIVIAERLTDFIGLILLLIIGAYVFDISRVAVIAFAVFFALVTALLAWRRGSLKMIALFGRLPFFSRFIEHAESAYESMYVMLRPRPLLVTILLSVVSWFFECFGYYIVLHVFDAPPTVLKATFIYAFSTVVGAVSMLPGGLGTTEGSLTGLAQLAGATPDVAVASTFIIRSATLWFAVLLGIIVTFAFQHRLHVNLDEIDLENIES, from the coding sequence ATGGGTGCACGCTGGCGTAAGAAAATATTTTTCTCACTCGCCTTTGGTGCGCTCGTCTGGATCGCACTGACCATTTACGCGGATTTTGATGATCTGCTCGCAGCATTTGCGGAGTTCAACTGGGCCTGGGCGCCGCTGATCCTCTGCTGCACGTTTATCAACTACGTGTTCCGCTACTGGAAATGGGATTATTACACCGCCACGCTCAATGTGCGACCGAAACGTTCGGAAAACATCATCATATTTTTCACGGCGTTTACCATGGCGGTGACACCCGGGAAATTCGGCGAAGTGCTGAAATCCTACCTGCTCAAGCAGGTGAACGGCACCCCGGTGCGTGTATCCGCCCCGATTGTGATTGCCGAACGCCTCACGGATTTTATCGGACTCATCCTCCTGCTTATCATCGGCGCCTATGTCTTTGACATCAGTCGCGTGGCCGTTATCGCCTTTGCAGTCTTTTTCGCACTGGTCACCGCCCTGCTTGCGTGGAGGCGCGGCTCTCTCAAAATGATCGCACTGTTCGGCCGTCTCCCCTTCTTCAGTCGCTTCATTGAACATGCGGAAAGCGCCTACGAAAGTATGTATGTCATGCTGCGTCCCCGTCCCCTCCTGGTCACCATCCTTCTCAGCGTGGTGTCCTGGTTCTTCGAATGCTTCGGGTACTACATCGTACTGCATGTCTTCGATGCGCCGCCGACCGTGCTCAAGGCCACGTTCATCTATGCATTTTCCACCGTCGTCGGCGCGGTGAGCATGCTGCCGGGGGGACTCGGAACCACTGAGGGCAGTTTGACCGGACTCGCGCAGCTTGCAGGCGCCACGCCTGATGTCGCTGTCGCTTCTACATTTATCATCCGCAGCGCCACGCTGTGGTTCGCCGTGCTGCTGGGCATCATCGTCACTTTCGCGTTCCAGCATCGCCTGCATGTCAACCTCGACGAGATCGATCTCGAAAACATAGAGAGCTGA
- a CDS encoding CPBP family intramembrane metalloprotease, protein MTEHEPQEREDPVQDQEHAVQDQEHAAQEQGDGALNDRSSLQGPGGVMQTGMPGGIAVSSGMHPVFFGFLVLIIVFVSYQLLGGIISFLLFGLGSEENVQGMRLVTMFSQFLFLLVPSVLLLKLMRWDWRQALRLNMPRIGPLLLVVVGVVSLQFVVQAYMEAQQFVLRNYLLPESMLTLLDKFENLIEELYGTLLGMHSPGEALFVWLVIAVTPAICEEVLFRGTVLWSFEKGMRLRWAFLLNGAIFSMFHLNPITFVPLALLGTYFAVITWRGSSLVYAMTGHVVNNSIAVLALYLFDADSLLPAETAGNTPSAAMLAVTGVIALAVFIASLVLFWQLTAHRDREYPRPS, encoded by the coding sequence ATGACTGAGCACGAGCCGCAGGAAAGAGAAGATCCGGTGCAGGATCAGGAGCATGCCGTGCAGGATCAGGAGCATGCCGCGCAGGAGCAGGGCGATGGTGCGTTGAATGACCGCAGTTCTCTCCAGGGCCCGGGCGGGGTGATGCAGACCGGAATGCCTGGCGGAATCGCAGTCTCTTCAGGCATGCATCCCGTGTTCTTCGGTTTTCTTGTTCTCATCATTGTATTCGTTTCCTATCAGCTTCTGGGTGGGATCATCAGTTTTCTTCTGTTCGGACTCGGCAGTGAAGAGAATGTGCAGGGAATGCGTCTCGTGACCATGTTCTCGCAGTTTCTTTTCCTCCTTGTACCGTCGGTGCTTCTCTTGAAGTTGATGCGGTGGGACTGGAGACAGGCGCTTCGGCTGAACATGCCGCGTATTGGTCCTTTGCTGCTGGTCGTCGTCGGCGTCGTCTCACTGCAGTTCGTCGTGCAGGCGTACATGGAAGCGCAGCAGTTCGTCCTGCGCAATTACCTGCTGCCAGAGAGTATGCTGACGCTGCTCGACAAGTTTGAAAACCTCATCGAAGAGCTGTACGGCACGCTGCTGGGTATGCATTCTCCGGGTGAAGCGCTGTTTGTATGGCTGGTAATCGCCGTGACTCCGGCGATTTGCGAGGAAGTGCTGTTCCGCGGCACTGTCCTCTGGTCGTTTGAAAAAGGTATGCGATTGCGCTGGGCCTTCTTGCTCAATGGCGCAATTTTTTCGATGTTTCATTTGAATCCGATCACCTTTGTGCCGCTCGCACTGCTTGGGACGTATTTCGCCGTGATAACCTGGCGCGGTTCGTCTCTTGTCTACGCGATGACCGGACATGTGGTGAATAATTCTATCGCGGTGCTGGCGTTGTATCTGTTCGATGCGGACAGTCTGCTGCCGGCGGAAACTGCGGGGAACACGCCCTCCGCCGCCATGCTTGCGGTCACGGGCGTCATTGCGCTCGCCGTGTTCATTGCGAGCCTTGTACTGTTCTGGCAGCTTACAGCCCATCGCGACCGGGAGTACCCCCGGCCATCCTAA
- the rsgA gene encoding ribosome small subunit-dependent GTPase A, producing the protein MSDEQKKRKKVHRQVHKRKDIAKQWRKGTGRWSYDGEGENDDDQLDRKRSAPRQFHLVSQEEERDALVLQTGGTHAVLLDGDEELRARPRRSTTTENPDTTLLAIGDRVRYLSSGDDEAVITHVYERESYLLRSSIRDAEYAQVLVANIDQIIVTAAATDELLRPGLIDRYLVAAAMGGVHALICINKIDLADEDGMDFINELQSMYHDAGYDVVLTSCVTDEGLDALRAEVKGKLSAFSGHSGVGKTSLLNALIPEVDEKISELSDQSQRGMHTTTRSTLFPLPQGGWIADTPGIREFGLFQFDATDLHTYFPEFLQYADECRFPSCSHTHEPDCGVKAAVEREDIHPLRYRNYLQILESEEERDS; encoded by the coding sequence ATGAGCGACGAGCAGAAAAAGCGGAAGAAGGTGCACCGCCAGGTGCACAAGCGCAAAGACATTGCAAAGCAATGGCGCAAAGGGACCGGCCGTTGGTCGTATGACGGGGAAGGGGAAAATGACGACGATCAGCTCGACCGCAAACGATCTGCACCACGGCAATTCCATCTCGTATCCCAGGAAGAAGAGCGCGACGCCCTGGTGCTGCAGACCGGGGGGACCCATGCCGTACTGCTGGACGGGGATGAAGAATTGCGCGCGCGTCCCCGCCGCTCCACCACGACGGAAAATCCCGATACGACACTGCTTGCCATCGGTGACCGTGTGCGCTACCTGTCCAGCGGCGACGATGAAGCCGTGATCACCCATGTGTATGAGCGCGAGTCGTACCTGCTGCGTTCGTCGATACGCGATGCGGAATACGCACAGGTGTTGGTCGCCAACATCGATCAAATCATCGTCACCGCGGCGGCGACGGATGAACTGCTGCGTCCCGGACTCATTGACCGCTACCTGGTCGCGGCAGCGATGGGCGGGGTACATGCGCTGATCTGCATCAATAAAATCGATCTTGCCGATGAAGACGGTATGGACTTTATCAACGAACTGCAGTCCATGTACCATGACGCAGGATATGATGTCGTGCTCACCAGTTGTGTAACTGATGAGGGACTCGACGCGTTGCGCGCGGAAGTGAAAGGAAAGCTTTCCGCATTCTCAGGGCACAGCGGGGTGGGGAAGACCAGTTTGCTCAATGCCCTGATTCCTGAAGTCGATGAGAAGATCAGCGAACTGAGCGATCAGAGTCAGCGCGGTATGCATACGACGACGCGCAGCACACTCTTCCCGCTGCCTCAAGGGGGGTGGATCGCCGATACACCGGGGATACGGGAATTCGGGCTGTTCCAGTTCGACGCGACCGATCTGCATACGTACTTCCCGGAATTCCTGCAGTATGCCGACGAATGCCGTTTCCCCTCCTGTTCGCATACGCATGAGCCCGACTGTGGTGTCAAGGCCGCAGTGGAACGTGAAGACATCCATCCCCTCCGGTATCGAAACTACCTCCAGATTCTCGAAAGCGAAGAAGAACGCGACAGCTGA
- a CDS encoding DUF2007 domain-containing protein, which yields MPYCPQCHVEYQPGIKECIDCRIPLVEGTPKFCPNCKEFVRDEDTFCDNCGVLQSDLPSDDTPECENHPDRRAVGGCVICGKPVCEECSTRHNGRIFCENDDHLNLHQGFVVAYRTSTDYEAEMIKANLEGAGINAMIFNQHDHVYFTNMGALALVNVMVPRAQIDEARDVITALMSEEGLSSDDEDEDNG from the coding sequence ATGCCTTACTGTCCGCAATGCCACGTAGAATATCAGCCCGGGATCAAGGAATGTATCGATTGCAGAATCCCGCTGGTTGAAGGCACCCCGAAGTTCTGTCCCAACTGCAAGGAATTCGTGCGGGACGAAGATACCTTCTGCGACAACTGTGGAGTTCTTCAGTCAGATCTTCCGAGTGATGACACCCCGGAATGTGAAAACCATCCCGACCGCCGTGCCGTCGGCGGCTGTGTGATCTGCGGGAAACCGGTCTGTGAAGAGTGCAGTACCCGCCACAACGGACGCATTTTCTGTGAGAACGACGATCACCTCAACCTGCATCAGGGATTCGTGGTCGCCTACCGCACGTCCACCGACTACGAGGCCGAGATGATCAAGGCCAATCTCGAGGGCGCGGGTATCAATGCGATGATCTTCAACCAGCATGATCACGTGTATTTCACCAACATGGGCGCACTTGCGCTGGTCAACGTTATGGTGCCGCGCGCGCAGATCGACGAAGCCCGCGATGTGATTACCGCGCTGATGAGCGAGGAAGGGCTCTCGTCGGACGACGAGGATGAGGACAACGGGTGA
- the maf gene encoding septum formation protein Maf, producing the protein MPQSPLILASRSPRRSALLRQIGLEFTCLPSSVDEILDETVSPADHVTILSERKARDVASTLDEGVVVGADTIVVLDGEIIEKPASPDEAVQMLQRLSNARHEVFTGYALVDAATQRTLTRFERTEVWFRQLAEEEISSYVQSGSPMDKAGAYGIQDDFGAVFVRKIVGDYYNVVGLPLCSFYCSYRTFTKQGPEINGCTLA; encoded by the coding sequence GTGCCGCAATCCCCGCTCATTCTCGCTTCCCGTTCTCCGCGCAGGAGTGCCCTGCTGCGACAGATCGGCCTGGAATTCACCTGTCTCCCCAGCAGCGTGGATGAGATTCTCGATGAAACCGTGTCGCCGGCCGACCACGTCACCATCCTTTCAGAACGCAAGGCGCGGGATGTGGCGTCCACACTGGACGAAGGTGTGGTTGTCGGCGCTGATACCATCGTCGTTCTTGACGGGGAAATCATCGAGAAGCCCGCTTCTCCCGACGAAGCGGTACAGATGCTGCAGCGACTCAGCAACGCCCGGCATGAGGTGTTCACGGGCTACGCACTCGTGGACGCTGCGACGCAGCGCACGCTCACCCGCTTCGAACGGACGGAAGTCTGGTTCCGCCAGCTCGCTGAAGAGGAGATCTCCTCATACGTGCAATCGGGCTCGCCGATGGACAAAGCGGGAGCGTATGGAATACAGGACGATTTCGGCGCCGTCTTCGTTCGCAAAATTGTCGGGGATTACTATAATGTAGTGGGGCTGCCCCTGTGCAGCTTTTACTGCAGTTACCGAACATTCACCAAGCAGGGACCCGAGATCAATGGGTGCACGCTGGCGTAA
- a CDS encoding alpha/beta hydrolase, whose translation MTHRFFFICILTATMLPAASLLHAQSAEQQHTAEVFLDALINRQWEKVEALEHETLREKITVEKWGELLDRLQASAGKILRHRQNTAVPNGSYANVVRRLYLEKDSIDVRMVVDSSNLIGGFWLNPIRRQYSFPIPPYADTTSFTEVDVNVGKEYPLPGVVSVPKGDGPFPGVVLVHGSGPNDKDETIAGNKMFRDLAWGLASRGVMVLRYVKRTRQYARELNPLKITVQEETIDDAILALELLRDRPECDTTHLILLGHSLGASLSPEIAAHMPSVDGVIMLAPTARPLEVVIADQLRFIASQQDTLSPTEKIKLDNAIKKSREIQEETLMESKMLLHMPASYFYDLHKRDQKAFARQLQVPMFIARGSKDYQSSQMEMVLWKQWLEGKDNVTFRTYPDAYHIFIRTDARPGPWNYEQEGHVMPELIEDLSTWCKSLGAPEDQDE comes from the coding sequence AGTCTGCTGAGCAGCAGCACACCGCGGAGGTCTTCCTCGACGCCCTGATCAATCGCCAGTGGGAAAAGGTCGAGGCGCTCGAACATGAAACGCTGCGTGAGAAAATCACCGTCGAGAAATGGGGTGAGCTGCTCGACCGCCTGCAGGCCTCAGCCGGGAAGATTCTCCGCCACCGGCAGAACACTGCCGTGCCGAATGGCAGCTACGCAAATGTCGTCCGGCGGCTGTACCTGGAAAAAGACAGTATTGATGTGCGCATGGTGGTGGATTCCAGCAACCTGATCGGCGGATTCTGGCTGAATCCGATTCGCCGGCAATACAGTTTTCCCATCCCTCCGTATGCCGACACGACGTCCTTCACCGAGGTGGATGTAAATGTGGGAAAAGAGTATCCCCTGCCTGGCGTGGTGAGTGTACCGAAAGGTGATGGACCGTTCCCAGGCGTCGTGCTCGTGCATGGTTCCGGTCCCAACGATAAGGACGAGACAATCGCGGGAAACAAGATGTTCCGTGACCTGGCCTGGGGTCTCGCGAGCCGGGGTGTGATGGTGCTGCGCTATGTCAAGCGCACGCGGCAGTACGCGCGGGAGCTGAACCCGCTGAAAATCACCGTGCAGGAAGAAACCATCGATGATGCCATCCTGGCACTCGAACTGCTGCGCGACCGCCCGGAATGCGACACCACGCATCTTATCCTTCTCGGACACAGCCTCGGCGCGAGCCTGAGCCCGGAAATCGCCGCGCACATGCCATCGGTTGACGGCGTTATCATGCTGGCACCCACCGCGCGTCCCCTCGAAGTTGTGATTGCCGATCAGCTTCGCTTCATCGCCTCACAGCAGGACACGCTCTCGCCCACCGAGAAAATCAAACTGGACAATGCGATCAAGAAGAGCAGGGAAATCCAGGAAGAGACACTGATGGAAAGCAAGATGCTGCTGCACATGCCGGCATCGTATTTTTATGACCTGCACAAGCGTGATCAGAAAGCCTTTGCCCGGCAGCTTCAGGTCCCGATGTTCATCGCGCGCGGGAGCAAGGATTATCAATCCTCACAGATGGAGATGGTGCTCTGGAAGCAATGGCTGGAGGGGAAAGACAATGTCACCTTCCGCACGTACCCTGACGCCTACCATATTTTCATCCGTACCGATGCCAGGCCGGGGCCATGGAATTATGAGCAGGAAGGGCATGTTATGCCCGAACTCATCGAGGACCTGAGCACCTGGTGCAAGTCGCTTGGTGCGCCGGAGGATCAGGATGAATAG
- a CDS encoding DUF3108 domain-containing protein — MGSPRRIIMKLLVYTSLIMLQLTLAFPTLMAQKTGNSSAEPPRFREIDQSAFTVGEELIFDVNYGFVTAGQARMAIPRYSWQKGRKCYHVQFLVKSTSFFDALYQVRDRYESHIDAEGLFPWKFIQRIREGGYKRDFSARFDHEKEIAYTSEGKYPVPAFTQDVLSAFYYMRTYDYSRMRKGQKVELKNFYKDSTYTLTVVYHGKETVEVEAGTFRTIVLEPVMEEGGLFKASGRILVWMTDDERKIPVQVDAEIPIGSITSELTEYKGIRGPIKARIN; from the coding sequence ATGGGCAGCCCAAGGAGGATTATCATGAAACTGCTCGTCTATACATCGCTTATCATGCTGCAGCTCACGCTCGCCTTTCCCACGCTTATGGCACAGAAAACGGGAAACAGCAGCGCCGAGCCGCCGCGATTCAGGGAAATCGACCAGTCTGCCTTCACGGTTGGCGAGGAACTCATATTCGATGTGAATTATGGCTTCGTCACTGCGGGACAAGCGCGCATGGCCATTCCACGTTATTCGTGGCAGAAAGGCCGGAAATGCTACCATGTCCAGTTCCTTGTCAAATCCACCTCGTTTTTCGACGCCCTGTACCAGGTGCGTGACCGCTATGAATCCCATATCGATGCGGAGGGCCTGTTCCCATGGAAATTTATCCAGCGGATACGCGAAGGCGGCTACAAGCGTGATTTCAGCGCCCGTTTCGATCACGAAAAGGAAATTGCGTATACAAGCGAAGGGAAGTATCCCGTGCCGGCCTTTACGCAGGATGTGCTTTCCGCATTCTACTACATGCGTACCTATGATTACAGTCGCATGCGCAAGGGTCAGAAGGTAGAGCTGAAGAATTTCTACAAGGACAGCACCTACACACTCACCGTGGTTTATCACGGCAAGGAAACGGTGGAGGTGGAGGCGGGAACGTTCCGTACCATCGTCCTCGAACCGGTGATGGAAGAAGGTGGACTGTTCAAGGCATCGGGGCGCATCCTCGTCTGGATGACCGATGATGAAAGAAAAATCCCCGTGCAGGTCGATGCGGAAATCCCCATCGGATCCATTACTTCCGAACTTACCGAGTACAAGGGGATTCGGGGGCCGATCAAGGCCCGTATCAACTGA
- a CDS encoding phosphatidate cytidylyltransferase, with protein MSNTGTRVIVAVIAIPGILLLAWLGGYAWALFIAAVMVVALQEFAAMARAKGTAPQTAAMILAGLALLLVFLHERLSADIPALLGGGIPWPLQWQAFIWILLLFMPAVLLIELFRNREGPLLNVAATVLGAVYIGLFLGSAVGMREIFSVLEFHVGPIFGTADLTAAQMSQLDSWGGYTVISVLASIWLCDTAAYFGGRAMGRHKLFPRVSPNKTWEGAIWGFVAALAGMLIAQQWLLGYLQVGEALVIGAIVGIIGQLGDLVESLLKRDAGVKDSSTLLPGHGGVFDRFDSFIFVSPAVFLYLDFVVFA; from the coding sequence GTGAGTAATACCGGCACGCGGGTCATAGTCGCGGTCATCGCGATTCCGGGCATTCTTCTGCTTGCCTGGCTCGGCGGCTACGCGTGGGCACTGTTCATCGCAGCTGTGATGGTCGTTGCCCTGCAGGAATTCGCGGCCATGGCGCGTGCAAAGGGCACCGCGCCGCAGACCGCGGCCATGATACTCGCCGGACTCGCGCTGCTGCTGGTATTTCTCCATGAACGGCTCAGTGCCGACATCCCCGCACTGCTCGGTGGCGGAATACCCTGGCCCCTGCAATGGCAGGCGTTCATCTGGATTCTGCTTCTTTTCATGCCGGCAGTGCTGCTCATCGAGCTGTTCCGCAACCGTGAGGGGCCGCTGCTCAACGTGGCGGCTACCGTTCTGGGTGCCGTGTATATCGGACTGTTTCTCGGCAGTGCCGTTGGCATGCGTGAAATTTTCAGTGTGCTGGAATTTCATGTCGGTCCGATCTTCGGGACAGCTGACCTCACTGCTGCCCAGATGTCGCAGCTCGACAGCTGGGGCGGATATACCGTGATTTCCGTCCTCGCCTCCATCTGGCTCTGCGATACTGCCGCCTATTTCGGCGGACGCGCCATGGGCAGGCACAAGCTTTTCCCACGCGTCAGTCCCAACAAAACCTGGGAAGGCGCCATCTGGGGATTCGTCGCCGCCCTGGCGGGTATGCTGATCGCACAGCAATGGCTGCTCGGGTATTTGCAGGTCGGCGAAGCCCTGGTCATCGGCGCAATCGTAGGCATAATCGGTCAGCTGGGCGATCTCGTCGAATCGCTGCTCAAACGCGACGCCGGCGTGAAGGATTCGTCCACCCTGCTGCCAGGACATGGCGGCGTGTTCGACCGTTTCGACAGCTTCATTTTTGTTTCACCCGCCGTATTTCTCTACCTTGATTTCGTAGTATTTGCGTGA
- a CDS encoding tetratricopeptide repeat protein — translation MNASKLYMIIGVALVAIIVIVLLLPDENEAPQQQPPAAGEMPPGHPDVPNMGGDENPGAGNVRGDFMAEFKRLGDKIEAQDASDTSDVLVYARMLLDAHQAKNALPLFERYIKAAPKNTAAMLDLSVAYFETKQEDKAENITRRVLKLEPENTTAMYNLGALAAVADNKEEARAIWEELIAKYPDSQDAMRAKEMMKQL, via the coding sequence ATGAACGCATCAAAACTTTATATGATCATCGGTGTGGCGCTGGTGGCCATTATTGTCATCGTATTGCTGCTGCCGGATGAAAATGAAGCGCCGCAGCAGCAGCCGCCGGCGGCAGGAGAAATGCCTCCTGGACACCCTGACGTACCAAATATGGGGGGCGATGAAAATCCGGGCGCCGGGAATGTCCGCGGCGATTTCATGGCCGAATTCAAGAGACTCGGTGATAAAATCGAAGCGCAGGATGCCAGCGATACCAGCGACGTGCTCGTGTACGCACGCATGCTGCTTGACGCCCATCAGGCAAAAAACGCCCTGCCGCTTTTCGAACGCTACATCAAGGCTGCACCGAAGAATACTGCCGCCATGCTCGACCTTTCGGTGGCGTATTTTGAGACCAAGCAGGAAGACAAAGCCGAGAATATTACACGCCGTGTGCTGAAACTCGAACCGGAGAACACCACGGCCATGTATAACCTCGGTGCCCTCGCTGCTGTGGCCGACAACAAGGAGGAAGCACGCGCAATCTGGGAAGAGCTGATTGCGAAGTATCCGGATTCGCAGGACGCCATGCGTGCAAAGGAAATGATGAAGCAGCTCTGA